From the genome of Lotus japonicus ecotype B-129 chromosome 6, LjGifu_v1.2, one region includes:
- the LOC130724346 gene encoding uncharacterized protein LOC130724346: MIGVGKMKQYSNILDKPLTKGKQEVSLSAFAFLFSELVQYNQTQVDNIGELERRLEDAGYAVGARVLELLCHREKGNRRETRLLGILSFVHSTVWKVLFGKVADSLEKGTEHEDEYMISEKELLVNKFISIPKDMGTFNCGAFVAGIVRGVLDSAGFPAVVTAHFVPMEGQQRPRMTILIKFAEEVLRREARLG; the protein is encoded by the exons ATGATCGGCGTCGGAAAGATGAAGCAGTACAGTAACATCCTTGACAAGCCCCTCACCAAGGGCAAGCAAGAG gtTAGTTTGAGTGCGTTCGCATTCTTGTTCTCTGAGCTTGTTCAGTACAATCAAACCCAGGTCGACAACATCGGCGAGCTCGAACGAAG GTTGGAGGATGCTGGATATGCTGTTGGGGCTCGAGTACTCGAGCTGCTTTGCCACAGAGAAAAG GGAAACAGAAGGGAGACACGGCTGTTGGGTATTCTTTCTTTTGTGCACAGTACAGTGTGGAAAGTATTATTCGGAAAG GTAGCTGACTCGCTGGAGAAAGGAACTGAACATGAAGATGAATACATGATCAGTGAAAAAGAGCTCCTAGTAAACAA ATTCATTTCTATCCCAAAAGACATGGGGACGTTTAACTGCGGAGCATTTGTTGCTGGAATAGTACGG GGTGTCTTGGATAGTGCCGGATTTCCAGCTGTTGTAACAGCTCATTTTGTGCCCATGGAAGGTCAGCAACGGCCTCGGATGACGATTTTGATAAAATTCGCTGAGGAG GTGTTACGTAGAGAAGCAAGATTAGGCTGA
- the LOC130726335 gene encoding putative disease resistance protein At3g14460 has protein sequence MALALVGQALISSCVDILLSRIASSEFRDFYANRKLNESLLDELKIKLLALNAVLNDAEEKQITDLAVKAWLDELKDAVLDAEDILDEINTDSIRRKVKGESVKCTAKVRSLLSPPFNKFYRSMNSKLEAVSQRLEYFVQQKDILGLQNVTRRVSFRTSSDSVVESVVVAREDDKKKLLNMVLSDDDSKSNDIEVITILGMGGMGKTTMAQVLYNDSTVQRHFDMKAWACVSEDYDVFRITKNLVESFTSKINNSTNLDVLRVELKNSLKDKKFLLVLDDLWNEKYNDWHHLITPLCSGKKGSKIIVTTRQQRVSELTHTHSSPICELKLLTDENCWCLLAKHAFGNEDCDRYPVLVEIGRKIAKKCGGLPLAAKTLGGLLRSNLDVKEWNRVLNSNLWAHDVVLPALLISYLHLPAHLKRCFAYCSIFPKQHLLDRRELILLWMAEGFLQAHGENTMELAGDDCFNELLSRSLIHKDEAVKEKFRMHELVYDLARLVSGKGSCCFEGNEIQKRVRHLSYSRDKYDVSTKFESFYDLKSLRTFLPRSLHGSDCYITTRVLPDLLPKLRCLRMLSLSKYKNITKLPDSIGNLVHLQYLDLSYTSIRRLPAETFTLYNLQTLLLSHCKFLNQLPWQIGNLISLRHLDVSDTNLMEMPAQISRLQNLCSLTTFVIGRGEDGLSIQELRNFPHLQGKLCILRLQNVVDHMDALKANLKTKELIDELMLEWGNDPQEQDSQVERHVLDSLQPSTRLLKLHIRYYGGTSFPNWIGDSSFSNITVLGISDCNFCFSLPPFGQLPSLKELVIKRMKMVKTVGHEFYCCNASSSSFQPFPVLESLEFEDMSEWQEWLPFQDVGSNFPFPRLKHLCLNRCPNLRGNLPKYLPSLSEVHISECNQLKAISSDLHWNTSIEVIHITEGGGLLSLLEKNSYCKLSIEKCDSLQSLPRMILSANCLQELTLKDLTLISFPIDGLPTSLQSLEIWNCRKLEFLSHESWHKYTSLEKVVLWNSCHSLKSFPLGSFPSLQELNICFCPTLEEIGGSARKLVDFNVTDCEKLKSFPEQSDIPSLEHLGLASLPELAISPSCLPSNIRSLSLDLGILSSMSKHEFGSQFQHLTSLSHLYVFGFGDQDLMNTLLKERLLPTSLVFLGLYNFSSLKFLEGNGLQHLSSLHQLHIDKCPSLVSLPEDQLPHSLAVLNLEKCPLLEARYRIRKGKHWSKVSRIPVIKINEEVII, from the coding sequence atggcctTAGCTTTGGTGGGTCAAGCACTTATCTCTTCTTGTGTGGACATCTTATTAAGCAGGATAGCTTCCAGTGAGTTTCGAGATTTCTATGCCAATAGAAAGCTGAATGAATCTCTGTTAGATGAGTTGAAGATAAAGTTGCTGGCACTTAATGCTGTGCTCAATGATGCAGAGGAGAAGCAGATTACTGATCTTGCAGTGAAAGCATGGCTTGATGAGTTAAAAGATGCTGTCTTAGATGCAGAAGATATACTGGATGAAATAAACACAGATTCTATAAGGCGCAAGGTCAAAGGAGAATCTGTGAAGTGTACTGCCAAGGTGAGATCATTACTTTCACCTCCTTTTAACAAATTCTATAGGAGCATGAATTCCAAGCTTGAAGCGGTATCTCAAAGGCTAGAATATTTTGTCCAACAGAAAGATATTCTTGGTTTGCAAAATGTTACTAGGAGAGTCTCTTTCAGAACAAGTTCAGATTCAGTGGTGGAGTCTGTTGTGGTGGCTAGGGAGGATGACAAAAAGAAGCTATTGAACATGGTTTTATCTGATGATGATTCAAAGTCTAATGATATAGAAGTGATCACAATATTAGGCATGGGAGGTATGGGCAAAACAACCATGGCCCAAGTTCTTTACAATGATAGTACAGTGCAAAGGCATTTTGATATGAAAGCTTGGGCATGTGTATCAGAGGATTATGATGTTTTCAGGATAACAAAGAATCTCGTTGAGTCTTTCACCTCAAAAATCAACAATAGTACAAACCTAGATGTTCTTCGTGTTGAATTAAAGAACAGCTTGAAAGACAAAAAGTTTTTGCTCGTGTTAGATGACCTTTGGAATGAGAAGTACAATGACTGGCATCACCTAATCACTCCTTTATGTAGCGGTAAAAAGGGAAGTAAGATCATTGTGACAACCCGACAACAAAGAGTTTCAGAGCTCACACATACTCATAGCTCCCCAATTTGTGAGTTGAAACTTCTAACAGATGAAAATTGCTGGTGTTTACTTGCCAAGCATGCATTTGGAAATGAAGATTGTGACAGATACCCAGTCCTTGTAGAAATTGGGAGGAAAATTGCCAAAAAATGTGGTGGACTGCCATTAGCAGCTAAAACATTGGGAGGTCTTCTGCGATCAAATCTTGATGTGAAGGAATGGAATAGAGTTCTGAATAGCAACTTATGGGCACATGATGTTGTTTTACCAGCTTTGCTCATAAGTTACCTTCATCTTCCAGCACACTTAAAAAGATGTTTTGCGTATTGCTCAATTTTTCCAAAGCAACATTTGTTGGATAGGAGGGAATTGATTTTGCTATGGATGGCTGAAGGATTTCTACAAGCCCATGGAGAGAACACAATGGAATTAGCTGGTGATGACTGCTTCAATGAATTATTATCTAGATCCTTAATTCATAAAGATGAAGCTGTTAAGGAAAAATTTCGTATGCATGAATTGGTATATGACTTAGCTAGACTTGTATCTGGAAAAGGTTCTTGCTGCTTTGAAGGCAATGAAATCCAAAAAAGGGTCCGCCATTTGTCATATTCAAGAGACAAGTATGATGTCTCTACAAAATTTGAGAGCTTTTATGACCTCAAATCATTACGCACCTTTCTACCACGATCTCTGCATGGATCAGATTGTTACATAACCACAAGGGTGTTACCTGATTTGTTGCCAAAACTAAGATGCTTACGAATGCTATCACTGTCGAAATACAAAAACATCACAAAGCTGCCTGATTCCATTGGGAATTTGGTGCACTTGCAATATCTAGACCTTTCCTATACTTCCATCAGAAGGTTGCCTGCAGAAACCTTTACCCTCTATAATTTACAGACCTTGTTGTTATCACATTGTAAATTTCTTAATCAGTTGCCATGGCAGATTGGAAATCTTATCAGTTTACGCCACCTTGATGTTAGTGACACTAATTTGATGGAGATGCCAGCACAAATCAGCAGGCTGCAAAATCTCTGTAGTTTGACTACTTTTGTTATTGGTAGAGGAGAAGATGGATTAAGTATTCAAGAGTTAAGAAACTTTCCTCATTTGCAGGGCAAGCTATGTATTTTGAGGTTGCAAAATGTTGTCGATCACATGGATGCATTGAAGGCCAACTTAAAGACCAAAGAGCTAATTGATGAGCTTATGCTAGAATGGGGAAATGATCCACAAGAACAAGATTCACAAGTTGAAAGACATGTACTTGACAGCCTGCAGCCATCAACACGTTTATTGAAACTCCACATCAGATATTATGGTGGCACCAGCTTTCCAAATTGGATAGGAGATTCTTCATTTTCAAACATCACAGTCCTTGGTATCAGTGATTGCAATTTTTGTTTCTCACTTCCACCATTTGGACAACTACCTTCTCTCAAGGAGCTTGTAATCAAGAGGATGAAAATGGTGAAGACAGTTGGGCACGAGTTCTACTGCTGCAATGCAAGCTCCTCTTCATTTCAACCATTTCCAGTTTTGGAGAGTCTCGAATTTGAAGACATGTCAGAGTGGCAGGAGTGGCTACCATTTCAAGATGTAGGTAgcaactttccttttcctcgtCTTAAGCATTTGTGTTTAAACAGGTGCCCTAACTTGAGAGGAAACTTGCCGAAGTATCTACCTTCATTGTCAGAGGTTCATATCTCAGAATGTAACCAGCTAAAGGCAATATCATCTGATCTGCACTGGAATACATCAATTGAAGTAATTCATATTACAGAAGGAGGAGGTTTGTTGTCTTTGCTTGAAAAAAATTCTTATTGTAAACTATCAATTGAAAAGTGTGACAGCTTGCAGTCTTTGCCTAGAATGATACTCAGTGCCAACTGTCTTCAAGAATTGACTCTTAAAGACTTGACTCTGATTTCCTTCCCAATAGATGGTTTGCCCACTTCATTGCAATCACTTGAAATTTGGAACTGCAGGAAGTTAGAATTTCTATCTCATGAAAGTTGGCACAAATACACATCACTTGAAAAAGTGGTACTTTGGAATAGTTGTCATTCCCTGAAATCTTTTCCATTAGGTAGCTTCCCTTCCCTTCAAGAGCTTAACATTTGTTTTTGTCCAACCTTGGAAGAAATTGGAGGGTCCGCTCGTAAGTTGGTTGATTTCAATGTCACTGATTGTGAGAAACTCAAGTCATTTCCGGAACAAAGCGATATTCCTTCCCTTGAACATTTGGGCCTTGCTAGTCTTCCAGAGCTAGCAATATCCCCAAGCTGTTTGCCTTCTAATATACGATCACTTTCTCTTGATCTTGGAATTCTGTCATCTATGTCTAAGCATGAATTTGGTTCCCAATTCCAACACCTCACTTCTTTGTCCCATCTTTATGTTTTTGGCTTTGGGGACCAAGATCTTATGAACACACTGCTCAAGGAGAGGTTGCTGCCCACTTCTCTTGTGTTTCTGGGCCTGTATAATTTTAGCAGTTTGAAGTTTCTGGAAGGAAATGGGCTTCAACATCTCAGTTCTCTCCATCAACTCCACATTGACAAGTGTCCGAGCCTTGTTTCCTTGCCAGAAGATCAACTGCCACACTCTCTTGCAGTGCTAAATTTGGAAAAGTGTCCTTTACTAGAAGCAAGGTATCGAATTCGAAAGGGGAAGCATTGGTCTAAGGTTAGTCGCATCCCGGTCATTAAGATAAATGAGGAAGTTATAATATGA
- the LOC130726336 gene encoding L10-interacting MYB domain-containing protein, which yields MSSTPAKASWPPAIHKAFVDVCLREMMKMNEPGTRIAKVNWRNIVGSFYAKTGVRYTKKQIKNHFDATRKMWKVWVELTGDSSMKWDPETKKFGATEEEWRNYIQENPVAAQFQSKEIQFKEKLDIIYDEGIRLEAIKSGTKPKWLNDALGSPPLHGKEREKKRKRVVKECVSDEDWVDSKPSKANWTPENHKIFIDSCLEEVFKGNKCGTHFTKEGWRNIGESFYAETGLRYDKTQIKNHFDSTRKQWKVWVKLIGDDRMNWDPETKTFGASEEEWLNYIKEIPEAAQFQFKEMPLSNKLDIIFDTSVQTGEMETSSGSGLKRHNDTSATSSLSGKEREKRHKNVGLGFDYKGAILVNATPISTIASDQSMSSSSYHKVKASWTPLTHQIFVDICLQETLKGNKPGTHFTKEGWKNIMESFYWKTGLNYDRLQLKNHWDSMKDQWKIWCKLICTSYMKWDPSNHMFEASDEDWKNYLQANPEAAQFRHKELQFADMLETIFNGITLTGETEPAAQPRKSDDSVVTFPLHAKEPDTASLDVNTNFLCDAVASKSIQKNAIGLSSPGGKRNYSIGECIECLDGMEQLEQGSDLYLFALDVFLKQEYREIFLQLKTPNLRISWLQRLQSGAQPSL from the exons ATGTCGAGCACACCTGCAAAAGCCAGTTGGCCACCTGCGATCCATAAAGCATTTGTTGATGTATGCCTTCGagaaatgatgaagatgaatgagcCGGGGACGCGAATTGCCAAGGTGAATTGGAGGAACATTGTTGGATCCTTTTACGCAAAGACTGGCGTGAGATATACcaaaaaacaaattaagaatCATTTTGATGCAACCAGAAAGATGTGGAAAGTTTGGGTGGAGTTGACTGGGGATAGTAGCATGAAATGGGATCCCGAAACCAAGAAGTTTGGCGCTACTGAGGAAGAATGGCGCAATTATATTCAG GAAAATCCAGTAGCTGCGCAATTTCAGTCTAAGGAAATCCAGTTTAAAGAAAAATTGGATATCATCTATGATGAGGGAATACGGCTTGAGGCAATTAAAAGTGGAACAAAACCTAAGTGGCTGAATGATGCTTTAGGTTCACCTCCTTTGCATGGAAAAGAGCGAGAGAAGAAACGTAAACGTGTTGTTAAGGAATGTGTTTCTGATGAGGACTGGGTTGATTCTAAGCCTTCAAAAGCCAATTGGACACCtgaaaatcataaaatatttattgattcATGCCTCGAAGAAGTATTCAAGGGGAATAAGTGCGGGACACATTTTACCAAAGAGGGCTGGAGGAATATTGGTGAATCCTTTTATGCAGAGACTGGTCTGAGATATGACAAAACACAAATTAAGAATCACTTTGATTCAACCAGAAAACAATGGAAAGTCTGGGTTAAGTTGATTGGTGATGATAGGATGAACTGGGACCCAGAAACCAAAACATTTGGTGCTTCTGAGGAAGAGTGGCTCAATTATATAAAG GAAATCCCAGAAGCTGCGCAATTTCAGTTTAAGGAAATGCCATTGTCTAACAAGTTGGATATCATCTTTGATACAAGTGTACAAACTGGGGAAATGGAAACTTCATCAGGGTCAGGGCTTAAGAGACATAATGATACTTCAGCTACATCTTCTTTGAGTGGAAAAGAGCGAGAAAAGAGACATAAGAATGTTGGTCTGGGTTTTGACTATAAGGGTGCCATTTTGGTTAATGCTACGCCAATAAGTACAATTGCAAGTGATCAAAGCATGTCTAGCTCATCATATCATAAGGTCAAAGCCTCATGGACCCCTTTAACGCACCAGATCTTTGTTGATATATGTCTGCAAGAGACATTAAAGGGGAATAAGCCCGGGACACATTTTACAaaggaaggttggaaaaatatCATGGAATCATTTTATTGGAAAACTGGTTTGAATTATGATAGATTACAACTTAAGAATCACTGGGATTCTATGAAGGATCAATGGAAAATTTGGTGTAAGCTAATTTGCACTAGTTACATGAAATGGGATCCATCTAACCATATGTTTGAGGCTAGTGATGAAGATTGGAAAAACTATTTGCAG GCAAACCCAGAAGCTGCCCAATTTCGCCATAAGGAACTGCAATTTGCTGACATGTTGGAAACCATCTTCAATGGAATCACTCTTACAGGGGAGACTGAACCTGCTGCGCAACCAAGGAAAAGTGATGATAGTGTTGTCACTTTCCCTTTGCATGCAAAAGAACCTGACACAGCCAGCTTAGATGTGAACACTAATTTTCTTTGTGATGCTGTTGCATCAAAAAGTATTCAAAAGAATGCTATTGGACTTTCATCCCCTGGAGGCAAGCGTAACTATAGCATTGGTGAATGTATTGAATGCCTTGATGGAATGGAGCAACTAGAGCAAGGAAGTGACCTCTACTTGTTTGCTTTAGATGTTTTCCTTAAGCAGGAATACAGGGAAATCTTTCTGCAACTGAAAACGCCTAATCTGAGGATCTCATGGTTGCAGCGGCTTCAGTCTGGTGCTCAACCTTCACTCTAG
- the LOC130726338 gene encoding uncharacterized protein At2g39920, whose amino-acid sequence MSAYAHQMQQQSSASSSSTDSETGSHYELLSGFYMTSFTATIFVGSLVSLGVLLITLLIFMVIMLQSCQSKSTGVIELLNMLDYYSYCRVHSLHVELNNLEGYDLPNFCKDLAIHYIKGGQYARDLNLTVSMIDYYFKSVRPSDDGLDVVLMDIDDIVPQNPYSFSLSHRFHNDSISNCIKEAKNTNIMLVSRLYLNLQTNGWSIILLSREPGIYQNVTINHLVSVGFRGWASLMMRGEDSDSTKGNEYFSRQRNVILKKGFRIRSIISSHMDALIAPGTGIQNFLLPDLVCDKFMHQTQSIDTKAEKG is encoded by the exons ATGTCAGCTTATGCCCATCAAATGCAGCAGCAGTCCTCTGCAAGTAGTTCCTCAACTGATTCTG AGACAGGTAGCCATTATGAGCTATTGTCAGGATTCTACATGACATCTTTTACCGCGACAATCTTTGTTGGTTCACTTGTTTCTCTTGGAGTTTTGTTAATTACTTTGCTGATTTTCATGGTGATTATGCTGCAATCCTGTCAAAGTAAGAGTACCGGAGTTATTGAGCTTCTCAATATGCTTGATTATTACAGTTATTGCAGGGTGCATTCTCTGCATGTTGAGCTCAATAACTTGGAAGGATATGATCTTCCAAACTTCTGCAAAGATCTGGCTATACATTACATCAAAGGAGGTCAATATGCTAGAGACTTGAACTTAACTGTGTCTATGATTGATTATTACTTCAAGAGTGTTAGACCTTCAGATGATGGTTTGGATGTCGTGTTGATGGACATAGATGACATTGTTCCTCAGAATCCTTATTCTTTTAGTTTGTCTCATAG GTTTCATAATGACAGCATTAGCAACTGTATCAAGGAGGCAAAGAATACAAATATCATGCTTGTTTCAAGATTATACTTGAACCTCCAAACTAATGGATGGTCTATAATTTTGCTATCAAGAGAGCCTGGAATATACCAAAATGTCACCATTAATCATCTTGTTTCTGTTGGATTTAGAGGTTGGGCTTCCTTGATGATGAG AGGAGAAGATTCAGATTCTACCAAAGGGAATGAGTACTTTTCTAGGCAAAGGAATGTGATACTGAAGAAGGGTTTCCGAATAAGAAGTATCATAAGCAGCCATATGGATGCGTTGATCGCTCCAGGCACAGGAATTCAAAACTTTTTGCTTCCTGACCTTGTATGTGACAAGTTTATGCATCAGACACAGAGCATAGACACTAAGGCTGAGAAGGGATAA